A single window of Sulfitobacter sp. JL08 DNA harbors:
- a CDS encoding isovaleryl-CoA dehydrogenase has translation MFNAVLQFDLGEDVNALRDMVHRWAQERIKPMAAQIDRDNVFPAELWQEMGELGLLGITVDEEFGGAGLSYLAHVIAVEEIARASASVSLSYGAHSNLCVNQIKLNGTEAQKRKYLPGLISGTHVGALAMSEAGAGSDVVSMKLRAEKRNDHYRLSGNKYWITNGPDADTLVVYAKTDPDAGAKGMTAFLIEKSMTGFSTSPHFDKLGMRGSNTAELIFDEVEVPFENVLGEEGRGVAVLMSGLDYERVVLAGIGTGIMAACLDEVMPYISTRKQFGKPIGDFQLMQGKIADMYTAMNSARAYVYEVAKACDRGTVTRQDAAACCLYASEEAMKQAHQAVQALGGAGFLNDAPVGRIFRDAKLMEIGAGTSEIRRMLIGRELMGAMK, from the coding sequence ATGTTCAACGCGGTTTTGCAATTCGATCTGGGTGAAGACGTCAATGCGCTGCGCGATATGGTGCATCGCTGGGCGCAGGAACGGATCAAACCGATGGCGGCGCAGATTGACCGCGACAATGTCTTTCCGGCCGAACTTTGGCAGGAAATGGGTGAGTTGGGCCTGCTGGGCATCACTGTGGATGAAGAATTTGGTGGCGCGGGTCTTTCCTATCTGGCGCATGTGATCGCGGTCGAGGAAATCGCGCGGGCCAGTGCATCTGTATCGCTGTCTTACGGGGCGCATTCAAACCTGTGTGTGAACCAGATCAAACTGAACGGCACAGAGGCACAAAAACGCAAATACCTGCCGGGCCTGATTTCCGGCACCCATGTCGGGGCGCTGGCCATGTCCGAGGCTGGTGCAGGATCAGACGTGGTTTCGATGAAGCTGCGGGCGGAAAAACGCAATGATCATTACCGTTTGAGTGGCAACAAATACTGGATCACCAACGGGCCGGACGCGGATACTCTGGTTGTCTACGCCAAAACCGATCCCGATGCAGGTGCCAAGGGAATGACGGCGTTTCTGATCGAAAAGTCGATGACCGGGTTTTCCACCAGCCCGCATTTCGACAAGCTGGGCATGCGGGGATCAAACACTGCCGAACTGATCTTTGACGAGGTCGAAGTGCCGTTTGAAAACGTATTGGGCGAAGAAGGGCGCGGCGTGGCCGTTCTGATGTCCGGGCTTGATTACGAACGCGTGGTGCTGGCGGGGATCGGCACCGGCATCATGGCCGCCTGTCTGGACGAGGTGATGCCCTATATTTCCACCCGCAAGCAATTCGGCAAACCGATCGGGGATTTCCAGCTGATGCAGGGCAAGATTGCCGATATGTACACCGCGATGAATTCCGCACGCGCCTATGTGTACGAGGTGGCCAAAGCCTGCGACCGCGGCACAGTGACCCGACAGGATGCCGCCGCGTGTTGCCTTTATGCCAGCGAAGAGGCGATGAAACAGGCGCATCAGGCCGTGCAGGCGCTGGGCGGGGCCGGATTTTTGAACGATGCGCCAGTGGGCCGGATATTCCGCGATGCCAAGCTGATGGAAATCGGTGCAGGAACATCCGAAATCCGCCGCATGCTGATCGGTCGCGAACTGATGGGAGCGATGAAATGA
- a CDS encoding DegT/DnrJ/EryC1/StrS family aminotransferase, with protein sequence MSEVFKGSFTQQEPISEQGIEAALAVLRHGRLHRYNVSPGEISETAQLEQEFAALTGAKYALAVASGGYAMSTALRACGVKAGDPVLSNAFTLAPVPGAIASLGAVPVFVGVTENLTVDLDDLAAKADQAGVLLLSHMRGHICDMDRLMAICNAHDITVIEDCAHTMGASYDGVPSGRHGVIGCYSCQTYKHINSGEGGFLVTDDPVLAAKAVMLSGSYMLYERHLAAPEPEVFETIKYETPNISGRMDNLRAAILRPQLGALAGQCRKWNARYDRIEEGLRGTPGLRIIERDPRARPVGSSIQFLLLDWAADAIGDVLRRCAARGVEMKWFGAPEPVAFTSRYDSWRYAPSAKMPDSDRILAGIIDMRVPLTFSLEDCDLIARIIRAEVGAVFQAENP encoded by the coding sequence ATGAGCGAGGTTTTCAAAGGCAGTTTCACCCAGCAGGAACCGATTTCCGAACAGGGGATCGAGGCGGCGCTGGCCGTATTGCGCCATGGGCGCCTGCATCGCTATAATGTATCGCCGGGCGAAATCAGCGAAACCGCGCAGCTTGAACAGGAATTCGCAGCGCTGACCGGTGCGAAATATGCGTTGGCGGTGGCCTCTGGTGGTTATGCCATGTCCACCGCTTTGCGGGCTTGTGGTGTCAAGGCAGGGGATCCTGTGCTGTCAAACGCGTTTACGCTGGCCCCTGTGCCGGGGGCAATCGCGTCGCTGGGCGCAGTTCCGGTCTTTGTCGGCGTGACAGAAAACCTGACGGTTGATCTGGATGATCTTGCGGCCAAGGCAGATCAGGCCGGCGTTTTGTTGTTATCCCACATGCGCGGCCACATCTGCGACATGGACCGGCTGATGGCCATTTGCAACGCGCACGATATCACCGTGATCGAAGATTGTGCCCACACAATGGGGGCGTCTTATGACGGGGTGCCTTCGGGGAGGCACGGGGTTATCGGGTGCTATTCGTGCCAGACCTATAAACATATCAATTCCGGCGAAGGCGGATTTCTGGTGACGGATGATCCGGTTCTGGCGGCCAAGGCGGTGATGTTGTCGGGGTCTTATATGCTGTATGAACGGCATCTGGCCGCCCCCGAACCCGAAGTGTTCGAAACGATAAAATACGAAACGCCCAATATTTCTGGCCGCATGGACAATCTGCGCGCCGCCATTCTGCGCCCGCAGCTTGGGGCGCTGGCGGGACAATGCCGGAAATGGAATGCGCGTTACGATCGGATCGAAGAAGGTTTGCGCGGCACGCCCGGGTTGCGGATCATCGAACGTGATCCACGGGCCCGCCCTGTCGGGTCTTCGATCCAGTTTCTGCTGCTGGACTGGGCGGCGGATGCGATTGGCGATGTGCTGCGCCGATGTGCGGCGCGCGGGGTTGAAATGAAATGGTTCGGCGCGCCGGAACCCGTTGCCTTTACATCGCGTTATGACAGTTGGCGCTATGCCCCCAGTGCCAAGATGCCCGACAGCGACAGGATTTTGGCAGGAATAATCGACATGCGCGTGCCGCTGACCTTTTCGCTGGAAGATTGCGATCTGATCGCGCGCATCATCCGCGCCGAAGTGGGTGCGGTGTTTCAGGCCGAAAACCCATAG